The Thalassophryne amazonica chromosome 13, fThaAma1.1, whole genome shotgun sequence genome window below encodes:
- the LOC117523049 gene encoding uncharacterized protein LOC117523049 encodes MPEKTECSGEGESEECDLLERVGGSSVAVRESEKTGGDRHLAGTEACVISAPGERKGLQDGSSQLALNCPPEKRSPTFSAEGRQAASENCCLSTMPYSSAETEVKGQTETTTCSADADFSPAEEGENEKERLCLVTIISTRPLGPLTGTDGQDYIAAGLESTGKGGGGGGGSSVVHSLFSQPEGCSNGVSSAETEACPPTVAAESQLKPQRWSEPIAAITERICTEQEHLFQHGAAILPLLAQSEQSCGNTDGGVRVNQQGKIAEETPSVGLTCEESSETQPQSNSDQVFLSLSSSHLLNISQEIPGEIAGSNQQVQPASSTTEAGRAKSKPDFQQQGQIQSTPSMSGVDMCDSRRANNRVHFEESVKEECNSSVDLVNMPVPALDCASLPPLMVHESLYHPVVEAAYIFQDFLNAKKLEFTTDAATKNQPAIQNSADFPEPKKDLGRLQSARGDVINAEEENNTGNQWGCDNSHANINLQTADETCLNGNAAEQLLPCSTEEYQPGREEKANYEGSTVPEGDNRAVNQEAATVTKHEGVEEEVEMEKGAVELCLSEWKPAEESQEASKGLLSSKQPQASPLGSTNAAQEENEGKGHSSTSSPALPRGDLTCEAFSNSPVVVHDYTSNLETVTLIPAAPPEINHDSRTKQLPCQLDQTTSSVPLTENDLKSNEGSVTKDETVMLELVSEEPMSIITQCAGEPAFVLPSPGPMLSHLELIGDCDVSLPEYTDTQSAADGDNATICGEVGGATKGEVAPQMFLAHGLKSGDDGVNANDICQIVEDKKDFSENIIEYTDSAVNANFPSDYKITSVQEENWTPDTPPVVQDEVKLPQSFSVASPSHSVLDTVDINPVICEVSVTDNLKNITCQLSDDLTTITASDEISKDKQDDMEEKHRGLDQTSVSFHEEEKKQVEGTALNNQKEADETKQQAGDAGAAPQQSDRSDLKPVEETGGLQPSSEVQQTELLITNMMETERSGSAFKGERDAASLSPNTPTSSNKSGGDHVLDPQTLPYCSTPPSQSQSSSAQGCARQQVQQQLVARRPADGYSAGCPQWCEGRTENHSEVRPTKALIPEVKGVAEGGGGSVGSLFQLGSQEEMMDSDINSNERVTDVEKSEGEQVSTVPGHEKVYVPSLLESDFNESGAMKRNASADMGTVGDERQVERGNEILGLGSDTSFTPGAEAVTDLSAACQGQRGKPQASGSTATPTDAGWHEHENLLLEFSGSSQLSTEQSSNKTSAVHSGVTVHAAIKGPDVCEVTKSDKAAGNDNKDSSHETRQNEIQAVSEEEQCAVNPPGSARDLGSGSVKVSDLSESEVLDGSTENVCHSTGSFTVLKGKETEITDVFKLPSAVWSQSSDYTAKTQTGLPSQPVPNPPGVSEVNLECDPEEGRSEGRAPVCTFPTEQQCGPAIMTKTLGQPSQEGEIDWIKALKRPLQSLKLNNGTVWRLLLHLQDPFHHWSLLKWSFLLQLRR; translated from the exons ATGCCCGAAAAAACAGAATGCAGCGGAGAGGGAGAGAGCGAGGAGTGTGATTTACTGGAGAGAGTCGGAGGAAGCTCGGTAGCAGTCCGAGAGAGTGAGAAAACAGGAGGAGACAGACATTTAGCAGGAACAGAAGCATGTGTCATCTCTGCACCAGGAGAGAGAAAAGGACTCCAGGACGGCTCGTCTCAGCTCGCGTTAAACTGCCCTCCAGAAAAAAGATCCCCGACGTTTTCCGCCGAAGGGAGACAAGCCGCATCTGAGAACTGCTGCCTTAGCACAATGCCTTACAGCTCAGCCGAGACTGAAGTGAAGGGACAGACAGAGACGACCACTTGCAGTGCAGACGCAGACTTCAGCCCAGCTGAGGAGGGAGAGAATGAGAAGGAGCGACTCTGCTTAGTAACCATTATCAGTACTCGTCCCCTCGGACCACTCACTGGTACTGATGGTCAGGATTACATTGCTGCGGGATTGGAGAGCACAGgaaagggaggaggaggaggaggagggtcgTCTGTGGTGCACAGTTTATTCAGCCAGCCAGAAGGCTGTAGTAATGGGGTGTCATCAGCTGAGACCGAGGCATGTCCGCCCACTGTTGCTGCCGAGTCACAGTTGAAGCCACAGCGTTGGAGCGAGCCCATTGCTGCTATCACTGAGCGCATCTGCACGGAACAGGAGCATCTCTTTCAGCATGGCGCAGCAATTTTACCTCTCCTCGCTCAGTCCGAGCAAAGCTGCGGCAATACAGACGGAGGTGTAAGGGTTAATCAACAAGGGAAGATAGCAGAGGAAACACCGTCTGTCGGACTCACTTGTGAGGAATCGTCTGAGACACAGCCTCAAAGCAACTCCGACCAAGTCTTCCTCTCTTTGTCCTCGTCTCATCTTTTAAATATTTCTCAAGAAATCCCAGGTGAGATCGCAGGTAGCAATCAACAGGTGCAACCTGCAAGTAGCACCACAGAAGCTGGGAGAGCAAAGAGTAAACCTGATTTCCAACAGCAAGGCCAGATCCAGAGCACTCCCAGTATGTCCGGAGTGGATATGTGTGACAGCAGACGGGCCAACAACAGAGTTCACTTTGAGGAAAGTGTGAAAGAAGAGTGCAATTCATCTGTGGACCTCGTCAACATGCCAGTGCCAGCTTTAGATTGTGCCTCTTTGCCTCCGCTGATGGTGCACGAGAGCTTGTACCATCCCGTTGTTGAGGCCGCCTACATCTTCCAAGATTTTCTCAATGCCAAGAAGTTAGAATTTACCACTGATGCAGCTACCAAGAATCAACCAGCAATACAGAACTCAGCCGACTTCCCAGAACCAAAGAAAGATCTAGGAAGGCTGCAGTCGGCCAGAGGAGATGTGATTAATGCTGAAGAGGAGAATAATACTGGAAATCAGTGGGGTTGTGACAACTCGCATGCAAACATCAACTTGCAAACTGCAGATGAGACCTGCTTAAATGGAAATGCTGCTGAACAACTGCTGCCATGTTCCACAGAGGAATATCAACCTGGCAGAGAAGAAAAAGCCAATTATGAAGGAAGTACTGTCCCCGAAGGAGATAATCGAGCTGTTAATCAGGAGGCAGCAACAGTGACTAAGCATGAAGGAGTGGAAGAAGAGGTGGAAATGGAAAAGGGTGCTGTTGAGCTATGTTTGTCAGAATGGAAACCAGCAGAAGAGTCACAAGAGGCATCCAAAGGTTTACTGAGCAGTAAGCAGCCCCAGGCGTCACCTTTAGGAAGTACCAATGCTGCTCAGGAGGAAAACGAAGGTAAAGGACACTCCTCTACCTCCTCCCCTGCACTTCCACGTGGTGATTTGACATGTGAAGCTTTCAGCAATTCTCCAGTTGTTGTCCATGACTATACCTCAAATCTTGAAACCGTGACTTTGATCCCTGCAGCCCCTCCTGAGATAAACCATGACAGCCGTACTAAGCAGCTGCCTTGCCAGTTAGATCAAACAACGTCTTCTGTACCACTGACTGAAAATGACCTGAAGTCTAACGAGGGTTCTGTAACAAAAGATGAGACAGTGATGTTGGAGTTAGTCTCTGAAGAGCCTATGTCGATTATCACTCAGTGTGCCGGTGAGCCTGCTTTTGTGCTGCCGTCTCCTGGCCCGATGTTGAGTCACTTAGAGCTTATTGGTGACTGTGACGTCTCTCTTCCTGAATACACAGACACCCAAAGTGCTGCTGATGGCGACAACGCCACTATCTGTGGAGAGGTGGGCGGTGCCACGAAGGGCGAAGTGGCACCACAAATGTTTTTAGCACACGGTCTGAAGAGCGGTGACGATGGCGTCAATGCGAATGACATTTGTCAGATAGTGGAAGATAAAAAAGACTTTTCAGAAAATATCATTGAATATACAGATTCTGCAGTTAATGCAAACTTTCCATCTGATTACAAAATCACATCTGTACAAGAGGAAAACTGGACTCCAGACACGCCTCCTGTTGTACAGGATGAAGTAAAACTGCCTCAATCTTTCAGTGTCGCCTCTCCATCACACAGTGTACTTGACACTGTTGATATTAATCCTGTTATTTGTGAAGTGTCTGTTACGGACAACCTCAAAAATATCACCTGCCAGCTCAGCGATGACCTCACTACCATCACGGCTTCTGATGAAATTAGCAAAGACAAGCAAGACGACATGGAAGAGAAACACAGAGGGCTTGATCAGACGTCTGTGTCGTTTCATGAGGAGGAGAAGAAACAAGTTGAAGGAACAGCGTTAAACAATCAAAAGGAAGCAGATGAAACCAAGCAGCAGGCTGGAGATGCAGGCGCAGCTCCACAGCAGAGTGATAGGTCAGATTTAAAGCCTGTTGAGGAAACAGGAGGCCTGCAGCCATCATCTGAAGTACAACAGACTGAATTACTGATAACGAATATGATGGAAACAGAAAGGAGTGGCAGTGCATTTAAAGGGGAAAGAGATGCTGCTTCTTTATCGCCAAACACGCCGACAAGTTCAAACAAGTCTGGTGGTGATCATGTTCTTGACCCCCAAACTTTGCCATATTGTAGCACACCTCCTAGCCAATCACAGTCCAGCTCCGCTCAAGGCTGCGCTCGACAACAAGTGCAGCAGCAGCTGGTAGCCAGACGTCCTGCAGATGGATATTCAGCCGGCTGTCCACAGTGGTGTGAGGGGAGAACAGAGAATCACAGCGAGGTCAGGCCGACCAAAGCTCTGATTCCTGAAGTAAAAGGGGTAGCAGAGGGAGGGGGTGGCTCTGTTGGGAGTTTGTTTCAGTTGGGCAgccaggaagagatgatggataGTGACATCAACAGCAATGAGAGAGTGACAGATGTAGAGAAAAGTGAAGGAGAGCAAGTCAGCACTGTGCCGGGTCATGAGAAGGTTTATGTGCCTTCTCTCCTTGAAAGTGATTTCAATGAGAGTGGAGCCATGAAGAGAAATGCTTCAGCAGACATGGGCACAGTAGGTGATGAAAGACAGGTTGAACGTGGGAATGAAATACTGGGATTAGGGTCAgatacaagttttacaccaggcgCGGAGGCTGTGACAGACTTATCAGCTGCCTGTCAAGGCCAACGTGGCAAACCTCAGGCCTCAGGGAGCACTGCCACACCCACTGATGCTGggtggcatgaacatgagaatttACTTTTGGAATTCTCTGGCTCATCTCAGCTCAGCACTGAACAAAGTTCTAATAAAACCTCAGCCGTGCACAGCGGTGTAACGGTACACGCGGCCATAAAAGGTCCTGATGTTTGTGAAGTCACAAAGAGTGATAAAGCAGCTGGCAACGACAACAAGGATAGCAGCCATGAGACAAGACAAAATGAAATACAAGCAGTAAGTGAGGAAGAGCAGTGTGCTGTAAATCCACCTGGGAGTGCTCGAGATTTGGGCTCAGGCTCAGTTAAAGTTTCTGACCTCAGTGAAAGTGAGGTGCTGGACGGCAGCACAGAGAACGTTTGTCACTCTACAGGGAGCTTTACTGTGCTGAAGGGAAAAGAAACAGAAATAACTGATGTTTTTAAGCTACCATCTGCTGTTTGGTCACAGTCCTCGGACTACACTGCAAAAACCCAGACTGGGCTTCCTTCCCAGCCGGTGCCTAACCCCCCTGGTGTGAGTGAGGTGAATCTTGAATGTGATCCTGAAGAAGGGAGATCAGAGGGAAGAGCCCCCGTCTGTACGTTTCCCACCGAGCAACAGTGTGGACCTGCGATCATGACAAAGACTCTTGGACAACCATCCCAAGAAGGCGAGATTGACTGGATAAAAGCTCTAAAGAGGCCGCTGCAGTCTCTCAAACTGAACAACGGGACAGTGTGGAGACTTCTGCTACATCTTCAAG ACCCCTTCCATCACTGGAGTCTCCTCAAGTGGAGTTTCTTACTCCAACTGAGGAGATAG